One part of the Candidatus Spechtbacterales bacterium genome encodes these proteins:
- a CDS encoding MGMT family protein — translation MGSMFQQKVYKVVSKIPKGEVLTYKQVAELAGSPRAYRAVGNILNKNYNPDIPCHRVVLSNGGAGGYNRGEDKKKELLKKEGSLS, via the coding sequence ATGGGAAGCATGTTTCAACAAAAGGTTTATAAAGTAGTATCTAAGATCCCAAAAGGGGAGGTTTTAACATACAAGCAGGTTGCCGAACTCGCGGGAAGTCCGCGTGCTTACCGTGCTGTGGGCAATATATTAAACAAAAATTACAATCCTGATATTCCCTGCCATCGAGTGGTGCTTTCAAACGGGGGTGCTGGAGGTTATAATAGAGGGGAGGACAAAAAGAAAGAATTGCTTAAAAAAGAGGGCTCTCTTTCCTAA
- a CDS encoding phosphatase PAP2 family protein — MALDLYIFNFLNSFAGQSRIWDAIFVFMASDLAIIIPAAVVLWIAFEKHELHKQIQMLLIVSAAAVLSRFIITEIIRNFYNRPRPFDVSEVNLLFQHEGYGSFPSGHSTFFFAIATAVYLYNKKWGIVFFAATFLMTLSRVIAGIHWPSDILGGMAIGVISAYLMFYVSKKIKPPLKPGKISEGI; from the coding sequence ATGGCACTTGATTTATACATTTTTAATTTTTTAAATAGTTTTGCCGGGCAGTCGCGCATTTGGGACGCGATTTTTGTATTTATGGCATCGGATTTGGCAATCATTATTCCTGCCGCGGTTGTTTTGTGGATTGCGTTTGAGAAACATGAGTTGCATAAGCAGATTCAGATGCTTTTAATTGTTTCTGCCGCCGCGGTTTTATCCCGCTTTATTATCACAGAAATTATTCGCAATTTTTATAATCGTCCGCGCCCTTTTGATGTAAGTGAAGTCAATCTTTTATTCCAACACGAGGGATACGGTTCATTTCCCTCAGGTCACTCAACATTTTTCTTTGCAATAGCAACTGCCGTGTATCTTTACAATAAAAAATGGGGCATTGTCTTTTTTGCAGCCACGTTTTTAATGACATTAAGCCGTGTTATTGCGGGCATACACTGGCCTAGCGATATTTTGGGCGGTATGGCTATAGGCGTTATATCTGCATATCTTATGTTTTATGTTTCAAAAAAGATAAAACCGCCTTTAAAGCCCGGTAAAATCAG